In Acidobacteriota bacterium, the DNA window CAGCGCAGGTTGCCCGTTACTTCGTACAGGCTGGTCAGCCCGTTGATGAAGAATGCGTAGTCATCGGCGTAGGCCATCAAGTGCGATTTGCCCGCGCGATGCGAACGCAGCAGACGCTTCTCTCCGTTGGCGTCCTGCTGCATATTTTTCAGGATGAAGTCCGCCGCGCGCTCGGCGGCATCCAGATAGCGCGCGGCGTTGGCCTGCTCCCCTTCGGTTGCGCGCAACACCGCGTAGCCCTTGGCCAGACTGGCTATCATCAGCCCGTTCCACGCGGTTAGAATTTTGTCGTCGAGGCCCGGCCGCACGCGCCGGTTGCGCACCGCCAGCAGCTTGGCGCGCGACTCACTCAGCCGCTGCTCCAACTCCTCGCGCGACATTCCCATCTGCCGCGCCGTCTCGTCCATCGGCTTTAGCAGGCGCAGGATATTCTTCGCGCCGTCGGGCACATGCGCGTCGCCGGGATGATCCCAATTTCCCAGCGCGGTAACGTCATAGACCTGCGCGAACAGCGCGCCCTCCTTCTCGCCCAGCGCCTCGATCATCTCGTCCCACGTCCAGATGTAGAACTTGCCTTCCTTGCCCTCGCTGTCGGCGTCCTCGCTGGAATAAAATCCTCCATCAGCGTGTTGCAGATCGCGCAGCACATAGTCAAAGATGCCGCGCGCCGTCGCCGCGAAATCCTCGCGCCCCGTAACCACGTGCGCGTCCAGATAGATCGCGCTGACCAGCGCCTGATCGTAGAGCATCTTTTCGAAGTGCGGGACCAGCCACTGCGGATCGGTCGAGTAGCGCGCGATGCCGCCGCCCAGGTGATCGTAGATGCCGCCGCGCTCCATGCGGTCCAGCGTCAATTCAATCAACTCCAATGCGGCAGACTTCCGCAACTCCTCCGAGTGCGGCAACATGCGCAGCAGCAGCTCCAGCGCCATGCTCGGCGGAAATTTATTCGACCCGCTGGCCAGCCCCCCGTGCCGCGCATCCATAGCCCGCACGATATGGCCGGCGGCCTCTGCGACAGCCTCCAGCGGCAGCAATCGCAGCGACCCCTCCGGCAGTTGCTCTTGTTTCTCCTCTGTGCCCTCTGCGTCCTCCGCGGTTAAATTCGCCGCCTGCGGCCCGCCCATCTTCGCCAGTATCTCGACCACCTTCTCGGCGTCGTTCACGATGTCGCGCTCGCGCTCCCGCCACAACTGCGCCAGTTGCTTTAGGACGCCCTTGAACCCCGGCCGCTGGGAATAATCGTCCGGCGGGAAGTAGGTCCCGCCGAAGAACGGCTTGCCCTCCGGTGTCAGCCATACACTCATTGGCCATCCGCCGTGCCCGCGCGTGAACATCACCGTGGCGTTCATGTAAATTTCGTCGAGGTCGGGCCGCTCCTCGCGATCCACCTTGATCGAGACGTAATGCTCGTTCAGGATTGCCGCGACTTCCTCGTTCTCGAAGCTCTCGTGCTCCATCACGTGGCACCAATGACACGCCGCGTAGCCGATGCTCAGGAAGATCGGCATGTTCCGCTCACGCGCCAGCTTGAGCGCGGCCTCGCCCCAGGGTTGCCAGTTGACGGGGTTGTGCGCATGTTGCAGCAAGTACGGGCTGGTCTCATGAATGAGTTGATTGGTAAATTTGTAGGTCACGTTCGCTCCAGAAATAGACTAAATTCCCACCTTATCATTAGAGCCGAGGCCAGGAATGGCGAAATCCCGACAGGGCTACTGTTTGCCACGGGCCTATTCGCCGGAAGTTGCATCTAAGTTAGTATGTACTTGGAATCTCATCTAATGGACTGAATACCATGAAAACGGCGGCGCTTTCGCTACTATTCGCATCACTGCTATGCGCGCAGGTGGAAAGCGACCCGTCCGTCTCGCCCACCCTGCGGATGGCGCTCGATCTGGCGCGGGAAAATTACCACGCCACCAACTACCAAGCCGCGCTGCGCATCATCGAGATGGGCGAACCGAAGATTCCCGGGCAGTGGGCGCTCATCGGCCAGTGCTATTTCCAGATGGGCGAATACAAGAAAGCCATCAGCGCGCTCGAGCAGGCCACCAAGGCCGCGCCGAAGAGCTCGTCCGATTGGAACTGGCTGGGTAAGGCGTACGGTCGTCAGGCCGAGACGGGCTTCAAACTTTCCGCGCCGTCGAACGCGTCGAAGGCCCGCCAGCATTTCGAGAAAGCCGTTGCGCTGGACCCGGCCAATCTCGAAGCCGTCGATGATCTGTTCGAGTATTTCCTCGAAGCCCCCGGCTTCCTCGGCGGCGGCGTGGACAAAGCCGCCAAACTCGCCGAAACGATTCGCGCCAAGTCGCCCGCCAAGTACGAAGCGTTGCAGGCGCGCATGGCCGGCAAGAAGAAGGATGTGGCAGCCGCCGAGCAGCATTGGCGCAAGGCCGCCGAGCTAGCCCCCGCCGAGCCCGGCGCGCTGGTGAATCTCGCCCAGCATCTCGCCCGCAACGGCAAGACCGTCGAAGCCGATCAGCTATTTGACAAAGCCATCACCGGCGGCCAGCCGTTCGTGAAATTCGAGCGCGCCAAGATACTCGCCGAAGGCAAACGAGACACAGCCAAAGCGAAGCAGTTACTCAACGAGTATCTCAAAGCCGACCTAACTGCTGATGACCCGCCACGCAGCGAAGCGCAGAAGTTACTCGCGAGTTTGAGCAAGTAGCAGAGCGGCAGACGGTCCGGAGCACCGGTAGGTGCAGTCAGAAAGTAGCCCGGTGCGTAAGCCTCTGGTAATAGGTCTTCATAAGCCAGATAGCCCGTAGGGGCGGCAGAAACGTTGACGCTCTGTCGCCCCTACGGGGCTCAATCATTTAACGTGTAATTAACCTAGGGCTTACGCCCTGGGCTAGAATCTGTCGCACCCTTCGGGTGCTCTGCGAGGAATGGAATCTTTATTCCTGAGGCTTCTCTTCGGGCGGCGGCTTGGGGATGGGCAGCGACGTATTCGTCAGGAGTGACTTACCCCCGGCGGTCGCAAATTGTAGCATCCTTTGATTGCCAGTGAGTAACTCACCTTTCTTCAACTCTTCATCCGTAGTCAGCAAGTAGACTCGCTCTCCGCTGCCCCACATTGTTCTGAACTGGTCCGTATCGATGAAGATGTTCGGCGCGCCGGGCGCATTTGATCCGTACTCCAAATTGTTGAAGTGGCCGTTCAGTAGCAGCGCGTCGCGGTCAGCATAAAACACTACGGATGAGAAAGGGTAGTAAGCGCCGTTGATGATGAGCTTGCCGGGCGGCGCGCTGCGCAGGGCCTCTGCCAGCGGACGTGATGACAGGTAAGGATCAAACGCCGTCATGGCGATGCGCGCCGCGTTGGTGAACAGGATCATCATCAGCGCAAAGGCCAGCCACGGCGGCGCAGCGGACCAATGGAAATGCGCCTCGGACCTGGACTCCCCTCCGCTCCTTTGCGTCATCTGCTTCCTATGCTTCGCAACATGAACAAAGCACCCCCCGGCCCCAATCGCAAAGGCCAGCGCCGCCAGTCCAAGCGGCAGCCGTAGATACGCGAAGCTACTCACTGTTAAGTCACTCATGTGCCCGAGTGAGAGTGTATAGGCGTCAGGATTGCTAGTGAGTGCGGATGAGATATCACCATCCGCCGGCAGTGACCAGACATGAGTGAGTAGTCCGGCGCAAGTCAGCGCGCCGAGTGACAGTAGGAATCCAGCAGTTACTGTCCCGTAGTGAATCAAGTGAGTTCGAGCGGATGACTCATCTTTCATCGCGCCATTAATGCCCGAGGCAATTAGTAGCGCCAGCGCAGGGTAGATGGGCATGGTGTAATACTCCTGCGAAGTTGAGAAGCTGAAGAAGACCAGCAGGAACAAGGCCCAGCAGACGGCCATCAGACGCACGCGCCCGGCGCGATCAACAGGCTTGAATGACAGGCGCAGCAAACTCGGCAGATAGACGCTCCACGGAAACAGCCACACCACATGCAGCAGCCAGAAGGGGATGAGCGGCACCGTGTCATAGTCCTTCGGCAGGCGCTCGCCGAGATAGCGCAGCAGATGCTCATTGATGAAGTAGCGCCAGAAGAAGCCGCGAAACACTCCTTCGCCACTTTGCAGCGTGAGGTCGAAGTAAGGCGGATTGGCCAGCGTCGCGGCCACATACCACGGCGCGGCAATGGCCAGGCCGATGGCGGTTCCCATGCCAAGTGTTTTCAAGAAATGATGGCTCCGCCACGCCTGTGCCGAAAATAACTGGCGAGAGGCGAGTAGATAGAAGAAGATCGCGCCAGCGGGCGCGACCAGTCCCAGCAGACCTTTCAGCAATAGTCCTGCGCCCAAGCCAACACCAAACAATATGATCCATCGTGTGCGATGCGGCTCGGTGCCATCCCTGTCTGGTTCCTGCAATCTCAAAAAGGCCCATACCGAGAGTGACACAGTGAGTGTCAGTATCACTTCCGGAATCAGGATGCGCGTGAACAGGTAGAGGCCGATGCAGGTGGCCAGAGTGAGTCCCGCGTAAAATCCCGTGCGCGCCGAGAATGCCCACCTGCCAAAACGCGCGGTCATCCAGCAGAGCAGAATCGCCGCCAGCGCGATGGGCATTCGCGCGGCCCAGTCCTGCACGCCGAAAATCGAGTAGGATGCGGCGATCAGCCAGTAAGTCAGCGGCGCTTTATCGAGATACACCAGGCCGTTCAGATGCGGCG includes these proteins:
- a CDS encoding thioredoxin domain-containing protein translates to MTYKFTNQLIHETSPYLLQHAHNPVNWQPWGEAALKLARERNMPIFLSIGYAACHWCHVMEHESFENEEVAAILNEHYVSIKVDREERPDLDEIYMNATVMFTRGHGGWPMSVWLTPEGKPFFGGTYFPPDDYSQRPGFKGVLKQLAQLWRERERDIVNDAEKVVEILAKMGGPQAANLTAEDAEGTEEKQEQLPEGSLRLLPLEAVAEAAGHIVRAMDARHGGLASGSNKFPPSMALELLLRMLPHSEELRKSAALELIELTLDRMERGGIYDHLGGGIARYSTDPQWLVPHFEKMLYDQALVSAIYLDAHVVTGREDFAATARGIFDYVLRDLQHADGGFYSSEDADSEGKEGKFYIWTWDEMIEALGEKEGALFAQVYDVTALGNWDHPGDAHVPDGAKNILRLLKPMDETARQMGMSREELEQRLSESRAKLLAVRNRRVRPGLDDKILTAWNGLMIASLAKGYAVLRATEGEQANAARYLDAAERAADFILKNMQQDANGEKRLLRSHRAGKSHLMAYADDYAFFINGLTSLYEVTGNLRWLAEAERLLDITLKHYWDRSPGKSGGGLYFTADDHEQLIVRSKLATDNAIPSANSVMAMNLLRLHLLLGRNDLHTRAAGTLSVFSGQAARQPFAHELLLCGIEAWHQCVTVGFQEITIVGALDDPRTAELLRAVHGTSQSNSQQANSQPNSYRPNKVVALLDPRWPNAAEVAKAVPLLAGKTMVNGQPTAYVCQNYACQAPVTEAEKLTAQLNKNS
- a CDS encoding tetratricopeptide repeat protein; translated protein: MKTAALSLLFASLLCAQVESDPSVSPTLRMALDLARENYHATNYQAALRIIEMGEPKIPGQWALIGQCYFQMGEYKKAISALEQATKAAPKSSSDWNWLGKAYGRQAETGFKLSAPSNASKARQHFEKAVALDPANLEAVDDLFEYFLEAPGFLGGGVDKAAKLAETIRAKSPAKYEALQARMAGKKKDVAAAEQHWRKAAELAPAEPGALVNLAQHLARNGKTVEADQLFDKAITGGQPFVKFERAKILAEGKRDTAKAKQLLNEYLKADLTADDPPRSEAQKLLASLSK
- a CDS encoding glycosyltransferase family 39 protein — protein: MNLRTSTLSIIERRGPLIVVLIAAIIFLCGTISPPSLLDDVDAVHGAIGRNMLRSGDWITPHLNGLVYLDKAPLTYWLIAASYSIFGVQDWAARMPIALAAILLCWMTARFGRWAFSARTGFYAGLTLATCIGLYLFTRILIPEVILTLTVSLSVWAFLRLQEPDRDGTEPHRTRWIILFGVGLGAGLLLKGLLGLVAPAGAIFFYLLASRQLFSAQAWRSHHFLKTLGMGTAIGLAIAAPWYVAATLANPPYFDLTLQSGEGVFRGFFWRYFINEHLLRYLGERLPKDYDTVPLIPFWLLHVVWLFPWSVYLPSLLRLSFKPVDRAGRVRLMAVCWALFLLVFFSFSTSQEYYTMPIYPALALLIASGINGAMKDESSARTHLIHYGTVTAGFLLSLGALTCAGLLTHVWSLPADGDISSALTSNPDAYTLSLGHMSDLTVSSFAYLRLPLGLAALAFAIGAGGCFVHVAKHRKQMTQRSGGESRSEAHFHWSAAPPWLAFALMMILFTNAARIAMTAFDPYLSSRPLAEALRSAPPGKLIINGAYYPFSSVVFYADRDALLLNGHFNNLEYGSNAPGAPNIFIDTDQFRTMWGSGERVYLLTTDEELKKGELLTGNQRMLQFATAGGKSLLTNTSLPIPKPPPEEKPQE